A stretch of DNA from Rattus rattus isolate New Zealand chromosome 18, Rrattus_CSIRO_v1, whole genome shotgun sequence:
gaactctctctccctcctccaccctttcCCCGAACCCCTCTCCCACTCGCAAGGCTTCCTAAGCCCCTTCAGTCCcgccccatccaccccacccccactcctcccctcacGTGCTGGGCTCCTTAAGACCCGCCCCCTCAACCCTACCATCCCAGGCCCTCATAGGCTCCATCCAGCATTACGTCCTCAATCTTACTTACCCACCAGGTCCCTTTTAACCAGccctctctgttcctccccaCATTACCCCGCGAGGCCCTAAGAGAACGGGCACACCCTCCTCTCAACCTCTCTCCTTGCGTTTTAGGGTTCTGAGGACCCTGCTGGTACGCCCGCCATCCCTTGGACGCAGACCCTTCTAGCAGATTACATCCATGGGTTCCCGGGAGACACCTTCTTCCTGCTCTAAGACCCATGAAACCTTGAACCTGGAGACTCCGGAGAGCTCTAGCACTGACCCTGacagtcccctggaagagcaatggCCGAAATCTTGTAAGATCCTCaggcctttttcttcctttccctctcctttcttcttttgcctCCTCTAGTTCCGCAGGGTCCTTAGGGGTCACTAGAAAGCAAGAATATGGGTCCTAGAGATTCAGCCAGGAGCAGGGGAAGGCAGGGCCACCTGAAAATACACATTGTCTGGGACTGAATGGATGAAGGGTACCCCCCACAGGGCACCTCAAAGTTGATGTTGCAGCCTCCTAACCTCCAATGGATGGAGAAATGTCACCGTGGCTTAGCTGGGCAGTTCTGGTGGCTCCCCTGACTCCTGTATGGACTACAGGGAgctgttttcctgcatgtatctTGTTTCCTTTGAGATCTTTCTGTAATGATGGCTTCTTCATCTCTAGCCCCAGATCTGAAAGAGGAAGACAGCGTGGATATGGTACTGGAAGACTCCAAGGAGCCTCTAACCCCTTCCTCACCGCCGACAGGCAGAGGTAAGGCCCTACCCAGTAATGAATTTATCTCTTAGATATGGCCCTTAGAGTCAGGCAATGCATGGAAAGTTCCTGCATCATTCGGGATGGCACCCCAAGCTACAAGGGCAGGCATTTGGTGGGCATCAGTGGCAGAGATTCCTTGTGTCCCAATCACCACAGAAGACAAGTTTGCCATGTGTGTTCCAACGAGGAGcccagagagagaagggattACTTGTCTTTCTCTTGCAGAGATCATCAGGTACGAAGTCAACGTGAACCAGCGGAACATCGAAGGTAAGTTTGCACACCTAGCCTGTGACCCAGAGAAACAGTTGCCAGCCCCACCAGAAAGGTTTACTTCACTCAGCCATCCCGGAAAGTGGGGAACGATCCTGATCCCCATTGGATGTCCTCTCTCTACTGCACCCCCACCTCGACCCCAGCACCAGACTTGCTTAAGGCatgtagtttgattttttttttttttttttttttttttttttttgtatatcttggctggacatggtggctcacacaataatcttagaactcaggaggcagaggcaggaagatctctgagtttgagccagcctgctctatagagctagttccaggacagcctggactacacaaaaaacctctgtctccaaaccccagctccctccccaccccgctCCAAATTGTGTTTACGTCAGCCACACTACCATCTAATTTGAGACTAGGCTAAGTGTTCACTTACCTTGccagaagccctgagtcctgtTCCCAGTGCCCTATAAACTGGGTGTGGGACTTTGGAATCCCTGCATTCCGGGAGGTAGAGGTGGAAGAACCAGACGGTCCCCAGTGAGGATGAAGCCAGCTTGAGACACATGTGACTTggtcagaaaaagaaatgaggaaaacatgCGTATCCATCAACGGTCACTCCGGACCTCCCCAGCCAATGATCTGTTTCTCTGGATTTGGGCTGGTTTGGACCTCTTTGGGTTTCCATGGGCATTTTTAGCCCCACCATTCCAAGTCCACAAAAAGCTCTACATGCTTCATTTGGGACATCTTGTTCTCCCATTAAGTCTTCCGGTCTCTGACCCTGACCCATCCCTGCTGGGGCTTCCCACATCTCTCTCAGGATCTACGgggttgcttttgtttatttatttattttttaagatttattcatttattatatgtaagtacactgtagctgtcttcagatacaccagaagagggcatcggatctctttacagatggttgtgagctaccatgtggttgctgggaattgaactcaggacctctggaagagcagtcagtgctcttaaccgctgagccatctctccagcccacgggGTTGCTTTTGATAAGCACCTATCCTGCTTttccctctgtgttctctctaGACATCTGCCTCTGTTGCGGATCTCTCCAGGTGTACGCTCAGCACCCCTTGTTTGAGGGGGGAATTTGTGCTCCGTGTAAGGTAAGCGGGAAGGTGGTGGGACTCCCTTGACGTGGAACCGTAGAGGGAGATCACACCCACAGCCTTTATATTCCCTGCTCAGGACAAGTTCCTGGAGACCCTCTTCCTATACGATGAGGATGGACACCAGAGCTACTGTACCATCTGCTGCTCCGGGCATACCCTGTTCATCTGTGAGAGCCCCGACTGTACCAGGTGAGGCAGGACCCAACTTCCTATTGCTCCTCCCaaaagcccctcccccccaccttccCACAACATGGGAAGCCGTTGCTGAAGGACGTGCATCTGGGATGTCTCTCTTCACAAACACAACAGCCACCACACAGCCATTCCCTCTATCCTTATGCAATATGGTGGGTCCAGGGCACGGGCATCTCATTCACCCTCAGTTAAATCACTGTCCTGAGCTCCATCTATGGTGGTCCCCCTGCCCTGTCCTTTTGGATATCTTTCTCTTTGCGACCCTGACTTCTAAGTGCCCCCTTCCGGGCCAGCTGCTCcttcatatgttttttttctccGAGCCCTTAAAAATGTGTGTACAGGCTTCCAAGTTGTGGAAAGACTAAAGTGTTTCCAAGTCCGCCATTGCTACCACACCCGCCTCTTCTCTTCTGTTACTAAGTCTCTTTCCCGGCCTGCagccagccccacccacccagcacAAAAGCAAAGCCAGAGAGGGAAACAGATGGTTCCCTCCAAAACAAGGTGCTGGCCTGGCTTGTGGTCCCCCGACAGCAGTATGACTCCGgtcatggtggttttttttttttcggtttgACTCTAGATGCTACTGTTTCGAGTGTGTGGATATCCTGGTGGGCCCCGGGACCTCGGAGCGCATCAATGCCATGGCCTGCTGGGTTTGCTTCCTGTGCCTGCCTTTCTCCCGGAGCGGACTGCTGCAGAGGCGCAAGAAGTGGCGTCACCAGCTGAAGGCCTTCCATGACCGAGAGGGGGTGAGGACACCCGGTGCGGGGGAGGGGCTGGATCTGCCGCCGGCTGCTGGCTGCCCGCTTACATCGTGTACGCTCATCACTGGACGGGGCTGAGGTTTTGCCTTAATGCCTCCTGGTGTGTTCCTACGGGAGAGCAGGTGTCACTGATGTTTTGTGATAggatctcaggtagcccaggctggccacaaactcactgtagagccaaggatggctttgattgagctcctgatcctctgctgggattacaggcaccgTATTTATAAGGACTGAACCCAAAGCCAAGGGCTTCACacaaactttttttccttttcggtcttttcttttttctcattttgacttttttattggattttttaaaaatttacatttcaaatgctatcctctttcccggtttcccatccataaatccgcTATCCcgtcttccctcctcctgcttctatgaaggtgttcaccctctccaacccccccccctgacattcccctacactggaggtccagccttggcaggactaaggacttctccattgatgcccaacaaggccatcctttgctacatatgcagctggaaccatgagtctgtccatgtgtactctttggatggtggtttagtccctgggagctctggttggttggtattgttgttcttatggggttgcaaactccttcagctcctgcaaacctttctctaattcctccattgggaaccccattctcagttcaatggttggctgctagcattcacctctgtatttgtcaggttctggcagagcctctcaggagaggctctatcaggctcctgtcagcatgcacttcttggcatcagcaatgttgtctgggtttggtgactgtatatgggctggatccccaggtggggcagtctctggatggtccttccttcagtctctgctccaaactttgtctctatatttcctcctactaatatttttgttcccccttacaagaaggactgaagcatccacactttagtcgtccttcttcttgagcttcatgcgaTCTGTGTGGATCGTATcattgggtaatccgagcttttgggctaatatccacttatcagtgagtgaataccatgtgtgtgtttttttgcgattgggttacctcactcaggatggtgttttctagttccatccacttgcctgtgaatttcatgaagtcattgtttttaatagcttagtagtactccattgtgtaaatgtaccccattttctgtatccattcctctgttgagggacacgtttcagtcttttttttaaacatttatttatttttatttatgagtacactgcagctgtcttcagacacaccagaagagggcatcggatcccattacagatggttgtgagccaccatgtggttgctgggaattgaactcaggacctctggaagagcagtcagtgctcttaaccaccgagctatctctctagcccatgttTCAGtcttttaaggcagggtttctctgtgtatagccctggctgtcctggaactagctctgtagaccaggatggcctcaaactcagagatctgcctgcttctatctcctgagtgctaggaataaagtcctgtgccaccactgtcccACTCCATAagctctttaccaactgagtaTATCCGTAGTcactaatctttcttttttttttttttaatatttattatcatacagctttctgtctgcatgtgtgcctgcaggccagatgaccccagatctcattatagatggttgtgagccaccatgtggttgctgggagttgaactcaggacctttggaagagcagtcagtgctcttaaccgctgagccatttctccagcccagtcaCTAATCTTTCTTAAAAGCCTGGGAATGGTTACTGGTCACAAGTAGGACAGGAGCCCCCTCTCCACAGACACATAAGTTCATTATACTGGCTCGAATGCTTAACCAACACAACATCCCCTTGCCATGACTGCGGCCTCCTGGGTGGGGCGGGAAGAACTGAAGTCTTCCCTTCCCTAGATGTCCATCAAGGTCATAAGCCAGGGACCTGCAAACACAGTTTGGAAGTGGGGGCTCTGAGGTGTCACCTTAGTTGAACTTGAGATGAGAGAACATTTGAATTGCTGTGGACACTGTACAAAACGGAGGGTACCCATGTAAGAGAAGGAGTTTGAGGGGATTGAGATGCACAGGGAAAGACCATGTAATGATGAAGGCTTTGGTACCCCGATGCCAATAGGAGCCACCCACTGTATGCCGAGCCCAGCTGCTGGGAAAAGGCCTGGGATGGTTCCCTGAAGCCTCCGAAGCTACCATCCCTGCTGTTACCTGGATTTCAGACTCCTGGAACGGTTTTGCTCTCAGGGAGTTCTTGGAGACCTACAGAGTTGTTGTTTTCTGAGGGGAATCCATTCCCTTTGAACTTCAAGGAAACCCTAACTCCCTTTGTAGCTCTATGGGGGTCCTAGACTCAGGGAATGGGTGGACTTGATCTCCAGGGAGGGACGGACAGCACTGGTCACATCAGGGCCAGCCAGGTCTTGGCAAGCAAGTCCCAGGTGGCTCTTGGGTGAGTCCTGTGCATTCAGGGAAAGACTGTCACAGGGGTCGCTTAACTATAATGGCGTTCACTGGGCAATCAGCATGCatccttttgtctttctctctttttccctctgcttcccttccaggCAAGCCCTGTGGAGATATACAAGACTGTGTCTGCATGGAAGAGACAGCCAGTGAGGGTGCTGAGTCTTTTTGGGAATATTGATAAAGGTGAGTAgagtcacaagaaaaaaaaaaacaaaacgactTTCCAGAAGAGGGGCTAGGAGGGCGCCAGAGTGTTCTGGTGTCCTCTGTTTGGCCGTTAGGATATCTATCACTGGGCACCTGAGAGGTGAAGCAGGGATTAATGGTAGAAAACCTCTTCCTCAGACTCCTTGAACTGAGAGAACTGAGTGTCCCAGGAAAGCCAGTATCCCAGGATTGCCAGGGGGGAAAGAAATCTCCCATTTGTGGAGATTTTCATCTTTCCAAGCAAGAGGAAGGGTGAAAAGGGTTGGAGAACCGGGACTCAGATAGAGACCCAGCGCcccaagaggaagagacaagcCTACAGGGGTCAATGGGAACAGCTGCTGGTGGGAAGGTAGCTCTAACTTTCTCATACTTAAACTCCCCCAGTCCCCCATCTTCCTGAACCTCCCAACCTAGCCACTTCTCCTGTGATCCTGTCGGTCAGACTGCTTTGATCCCCACTGTGCCCAGCAAGCACAGAAGTTCCAAAGGTGCTCCGGTCTCTGGCTAAATTGTATCACAATGTGTCACGAGTGCCCTATGTAATAGCTATAATTGTATCACTATGCTTTAAGGACACCTAGCAAGGGCTGCACTTGCCCAAGCTCTTATTCTCGGGAGACTGAGGGTAAACCCACCTGCCCTGTGGGGTCTCCAGCCTGTCTGGTTGTCTAAGCAAACCAGCCAGAACATAGCTTAGAAAGGCCGAAGAGTTTTGCAACAAATTGCTTCATTTTCATCAAGTTAACACTCAGGAAGTTTGTCTTGGGCTCTGCTGCTGAAAGGATCAAGCTGCTTGTCTGTGGCTGGGAAATTGCACTGTCATAGATCCCCACTCTGGGGACAGAGCCCACATCTGCTGTATccatcctgtctgtctctccttccttcccctgtccccCCCACTCCAGAACTAAAGAGTTTGGGCTTTTTGGAAAGCGGTTCTGGTTCTGAGGGAGGAACGCTGAAGTACGTGGAAGATGTCACCAATGTCGTGAGGAGAGAAGTGAgttgaggcaggggtgggtgggctTCCGAGGCTCCATGTGCTACCGGGAGAGACTACAGGGCCTGGAGGAAGGggcaaaaagagaggaagggggccCTGGAGGGGTAGGGTAGAGCGAATGGGGGATAGCATATTGCTGGAGGTCTCTAGACCAGCATGGGGTCCCAGCTTGAGCCAGCCTGGGTAAAATTACCCCCCTCCCAATGCCTCacagtgggaggtggggacagaatgCTTCTATGGCCTTTGTATAGCCCTCAGACCTGATGGGACAAGCAGCCAAACTTCTTGAAATTTGTGTGGCTGGTTTCTGTCTTCTACAATATAGGGATATGATTGGGCAGAGGCGgctcaaccccaccccaccctctcatAACTGCAAGTCTTGAACTGAGTGGCAGGCAGTTGTCTGAAAACATCTTCCAAACACCAATCTGGTGCTGTCTTGACCCTGTGGTGGCACCTCTTCCGCTCCTCCTGTGGGCGTGCAGGCAGTGTGCCAGTGCATTAGGATCTAGCTATACAGTTAGGGTGTTGGTCTTTTTAACCCAGAATCCTGCCTACTTCTTCCGGCTAGACCCCAGCCAGTCATGGCCCTGTAGGACCCTAGGTGCACATCAGGTAAAGAGGTTGGGGCACAGAGGAAGAGCACAAGAGCCTCTGGGTGGCAGTCCATTACTCTAAGAGAAATGGGAAGGCTCAAGAAAGTAGGGACCTAGCTAGATTGGGGAACTCACTTGTGGGCATCTCAGGAACTTTTTCCTAAGAGAATGTCTGGGGCTAGCCAGGCAGTGTTGGtgtacaactttaatcccagcactcagaaggcagaggcaggtggatctgtgaattctgggccagcctggtctacagagcaagccagggctacacagaaaaatcctgtgaaaaactgggagggggagggggcggaaGGTTCAGGATTAGAGGAGCCATTGTTGAAGCAGAGATTTCCTGGGCTCTGGACCTTGGGCTACTTGTACAAACAGAAGACTCCTTGCTTGTCTGCACTTGAGGCTAATCCTTTCATTCTCTGACTTGTCCTGGAAGTGACCCCCATCTGATCTAAGTGGGGACTGTTTATGGCTACCACACAGTGTCTACCCTGCTGTCTGTTCCCAGCTGCCTGGCTCTCAGCACAGTCAGTGATTTCCCAGAAGGACATGGGAGTTCCTTAGGCTGAATGAGTTTATGTGCTCCCTCCAGGACGGGCCCTTTTGAAAGAGCCAACAGTTATCTGAGACGGAATCTCAGATATGGAGTGCTCTCAGGCTACCACTGTATGGGCTTGTCCTGAGAGTGTTGTCTGGGTGTCACTGCCTATGTGGGCCCCAAGGCTCAACTAGGAGGTCTGTCTGGGTCACCCACAAGGTATATCACTGGGGAGATGATTGGGGTACAGAGGCCTTGATGCTGGTCACCAGTTGGGAAGCACTTGACTCTCAGCCAAACTCGTGTGTTCCCTAGGTGGAGAAATGGGGCCCCTTTGACTTGGTGTATGGCTCAACCCAGCCCCTAGGCTACTCTTGTGACCGCTGTCCTGGTAAGTTTCAAGAAATGGGACTGTTTTCATCTCTGGTCACTTGAGAATCTTGTCTTCAACCCTGCCACCTctactctgtcctctctcctgtctctccatcctCTCGTACCGTTTTAGCCTTCAGACAGGGCATTTTAAATCCAGCTTCCCTGGGCTCTTAACCGCCAGGTGAACTTGCACATGCTTAGTGAGCTGTTGGGTGAGTTCTGAGGTGGATATTGGCCCTCCCATCTCCGTAAAGGGAGAGCAGAGGTACCCAGCATTCACAAAAGCCATCCTGCTCCTTCCCCAATCCTCTCCATCTGAACCTGTCTCCCCCCGGGTTCATTGGCAGGCTGGTACATGTTCCAGTTCCACCGGATCCTGCAGTATGCCCGGCCTCGCCAAGACAGCCAGCAGCCCTTCTTCTGGATATTTGTGGACAATCTGCTGCTGACTGAAGATGACCAAGAGACAACTGTCCGCTTCCTTCAGGTGGGTGCACCTGGGGCAGGAGCCTTAGCCTGTATCCGGGTCTGGGACTCTCACTTCTTGAGGCCTCTCTGCTGCCCTGATGTTTGCAGGGCTACAAGGACATCGGGCACCTGAGACACAGACTGCAGTTTCAGGAAAGACACTGCTCCCTACAGGGACAGACAGCCTTGAAGGACAAACCCTCTCTCCGATACCACTAAGCTTACAATGTGCAGTGTATAAGTCACACCCACCCAGACTGatgtcccctcctcctcttcacctctcatgaacacacatgaacacatctGCTCACACCACACACGTttcatacaacacacatgcacactccatGCACTCACGTGTGCCTGGGCGCTCACACAGACCACCATGTTCTTCTCCTTCATTCGAACAATGAGTTTCGGTGCTGCCACCTGGGCCCCAGTGGTCAGTTCCTTCCAGGGGTTTTAAAGCTAGGACTGCTTGAATTGACAAGTGTAAAAGGAGGTTGGtctgtgattctctctctctctctctctctctctctctctctctctctttctctctctcactctcattgCGGGATCTTTTTCTTGTcaagtttttgtttctctgttgaaTCTGATTCATGACAATATTTTACATGGTGAAAGAATTCTACAAAATTGTATTGCTTTgtacaacaaatatatatatatatatacatttatacatatatacattacacacacacacacacacacacacacacacacacacatatatatatggagctggagaggtggctcagtggataagagcactgactgctcttctagaggtcctgagttcaaatcccagcaaccacatggtagctcacaaccatctgtaatgggatccgatgccctcttctggtgtgtctgaagacagctatagtgtactcatgtgcataaaataaataaatctttaaaaaaatctgtgagctgggcatagtggcacatgcttttgcTTTGAATCCTgtgagaagcaggtggatctttgtaaTACGAGGCCAATGTGGGTAGTAAGtaccaggccagtcagggctacatggtgagaccctgactcaagaaagaaagaaagaaagaaagaaagaaagaaagaagtctctTGAAgcctatgaagatttttttttaaagatttatttattcatttattatatataagtacactgtagctgtcttcagatacaccagaagagggcatcggatctctttacagatggttgtgagccaccatgtggttgctgggaattgaactcaggacctctgggagagcagtcgggtgctcttaaccgccgagccatctctccagccccagattttgtctttttgttcttattgttttgtcaagacagggtttctctgtgtgtagccctggctgttctggaactcactgtatagaccaggctggtctcaaacttagagatctgcctgcctctgcctcccgagtgctcaGAAGAAAGGCATGCATCAGCCACCGTTGCccagagacttttttttcctgacttttcAGAGTTTTGGAAAGTTACATTATCCTAGAATATAACGCATTCCAATGCCATtggaaaacataattttatagaGTTGATCAAAGGGTTCTCTAGATTTTACCTGTCTGAAACAAAGACTGTGCGAGCATGGCCAGCCTCAATGGCCTGTGACCATGTGTATCCCATGGGAGGAGATTGCCTCTGTGTCATGCTGACCCACCCTCTTCTCCCACAGACAGAGGCTGTGACCCTCCAGGATGTCCGCGGCAGAGTCCTCCAGAATGCTGTGAGGGTGTGGAGCAACATTCCAGGGCTGAAGAGGTACCTCCTCAGGGCAGGGGGATATTGACGATTCTGAGGCAGAGGAAACTATTAGAGCCAGGCCTGTACAGACCCATGCTCCACCTGACTGGGTCTGAGAAACCACTTGTCTACCACAATGCTGGACACAGCGGTGCTCAGGGTGTCCTGGACTGAGGGGACACTTGTCATGATCACCCACTATCTACTGATCTCGCCTCACGACTGGCCAGAAGTTCTCTCGTCCTCAGGACAAAGTCCAGGCTCCTAACCACGGGCCTATTGGCTCTTTCTCAAATTGTGCAAACCAGTTACTCCTAGCCTTCTGAAGCCCCCGCCCAATGCGCACCTAGCTAGGCTCATAACCATTCATATATGTATGGTGAGTCaactccccaaacacacacacacacacacacacacacacacacacacacacacacacacacacacacacagacgcccACTTGCTTACAGACATGGATTGAGCCAGTTTGAACTCTATCTCCTGAAACTTAAGTCGTGTCCTTTCCTGCCCTACACTGAGTTTCTGGAAACTTCCCACTCATTTCTTCCCTCCCAGCATTCTCCTGGCTCCTAGCCACTCTTGCCAGTCAGTTACCACCAGGTTCCCTCACCCGGATGCTTTGGAGGGGCTATGGCTTTCCCAAAGATTTCCTTTTGGGAGCGTCTGAGGTGTTGTCTCCTGACTGCAGCCCCTCCGGATAGATACCGTGGGATAGGACAGAGCAGGAGAGGGACGGTGTGTGAGCTCAGCCATCTGCAAAAGGAGCCAGGTTCTACTCCTGCCAACCGTGGGCCTGTCAGGCGTGTCTCACACCAGGTCATCTATTCCATAACAAACGTGCTTTAGAAGTAATCATCAGGGTGCAGCCAATCCTAGCACAGGAGGCTATAGAAGAGagcctttcccccttcttttgaGCTGCCCACCATGGGAACCTGCCAGGTTCAAAGCTTGTAGGAAtagcttttttccctctttctttctttctttctttctttctttctttctttctttctttctttctttctttcatgttatgagtacactgttgctgtctttagacaacaccagaagagggcatcagatcccattacagatggttgtgaagccaccatgtggttgctgggaattgaactcaggacctctggaagagcagtcagtgctcttaaccgctgagccatctctccagcccagtaccTGCTTACCCCAAAGGAAGTTGAGGGCCATGTGCACCTGCCCCTGGTCACTTggttcttaaagaaaactgaaggcTGTTTGCTTTCAGGGTGACTTCATAGTGAGGAGAGGGACACTTGCCCCCTGAAGTAGGAATCATCTTGCCATAGTCGTGGACATTCATGCAGTACCAGATTCGAAACAACCACTGTCCTAGGGGTAGGGGGTGGAGTGTAGGGAAACTGGACGACagtgtatccttttttttttttttggacccagggccttgactctgttgcctgccatttggatacccttcccctacctggactgcctgcttagacctcagtgggagaggatatattTAGTCCTGTTGAAACTAGATGTCCCAGGGCGAGGTGGTACCCAAGGAGAGGTTGTCCCttctctcagagaagggaagggggtaaTGGGGAGAAGAAATTtgccactgggctaaatccccaaccctccccccttttttttaaagagagatttatttatttattttatttgagtacactgttgctttcttcagattcaccagaagagggcttgggATTGAAtttgagccaccgtgtggttgctggggaattgaactcgggacctctggaagagcagtcagtgctcttaaccattgagccatctctctccagcctgacagtGTATTCTGACATGCCATTTTGTCTGCCGTCAAAGAGGTGGTCCTTAACTCCACCAGGGGCTGGGTATACAGAAAGGGGACCCTAGGTATCACATCTTCAAAGTTGGGGGACTCCAGGAAGAAGCTCACAAATTCTAAGAGTTGGAGCCCTTAGCTGTCAGGTCTCCtgggaatatatacatacatacatacatacatacatacatacatacatacatacatacatctttttaattcacattacatcccaattGAagccccccttcccagtctcaccCTTGCAAATTTCTTCTCCCCAttacccccttcccttctctgagagaaGGGACAACCTCTCCTTGGGTACCACCTCGCCCTGGGACATCTAGTTTCAACAGGACTAaatacatcctctcccactgaggtctaagcaggcagtccaggtaggggaagggtatccaaatggcaggcaacagagtcagagacagcccctgctccaattgttaggggatccATATAAACACCAAGttgtacatctgctacaaatgggggtgtggtggggcaaggtccagctcctgcatgctctttgggaattca
This window harbors:
- the Dnmt3l gene encoding DNA (cytosine-5)-methyltransferase 3-like encodes the protein MGSRETPSSCSKTHETLNLETPESSSTDPDSPLEEQWPKSSPDLKEEDSVDMVLEDSKEPLTPSSPPTGREIIRYEVNVNQRNIEDICLCCGSLQVYAQHPLFEGGICAPCKDKFLETLFLYDEDGHQSYCTICCSGHTLFICESPDCTRCYCFECVDILVGPGTSERINAMACWVCFLCLPFSRSGLLQRRKKWRHQLKAFHDREGASPVEIYKTVSAWKRQPVRVLSLFGNIDKELKSLGFLESGSGSEGGTLKYVEDVTNVVRREVEKWGPFDLVYGSTQPLGYSCDRCPGWYMFQFHRILQYARPRQDSQQPFFWIFVDNLLLTEDDQETTVRFLQTEAVTLQDVRGRVLQNAVRVWSNIPGLKSKHADLTPKEEQSLRTQVRTRSKLAAQKVDSLVKYCLLPLREYFKYFSQNSLPL